Proteins from one Candidatus Aminicenantes bacterium genomic window:
- the atpD gene encoding F0F1 ATP synthase subunit beta: MNKAEEKPQNTGKVIEVIGPVVDVEFPEGKLPPIYNAVEITSEGYEVDPPMRIITEVQYHLGENRVRTVSMNSTDGLVRGMKAVDTNEPITVPVGREVLGRIINVIGDPVDNKGPLNTKERLPIHRPAPELGEQDTSLEMFETGIKVIDLLEPYLKGGKIGLFGGAGVGKTVLIMEMINNVAKKHGGLTVFAGVGERTREGNDLLLEMTESGVIDKTALIYGQMTEPPGARLRVALTGLTVAEHFRDSESLDTLLFIDNIFRFTQAGSEVSATLGRMPSAVGYQPNLATEMGELQERITSTRKGSITSVQAIYVPADDYTDPAPATTFAHLDATTNLSRQLTEIGIYPAVDPLSSYSRILDPRVIGEDHYRVARMVKEILQRYEELQDIIAILGMEELSDEDKMTVNRARKIQKFLSQPFFVAHEFTGREGKYVEIKDTIRSFRELAEGKYDDLPEQAFYMCGGIEDVIANAKKMGY; encoded by the coding sequence GTGAACAAAGCAGAAGAGAAACCTCAAAATACGGGAAAGGTGATTGAAGTCATCGGCCCGGTGGTGGATGTTGAATTCCCCGAAGGCAAACTGCCTCCCATCTACAACGCCGTGGAAATCACTTCCGAGGGCTATGAAGTGGATCCTCCCATGCGCATTATTACGGAAGTTCAGTACCACCTGGGAGAAAACCGCGTGCGCACCGTTTCCATGAATTCCACCGACGGCCTGGTCCGTGGCATGAAGGCGGTGGACACGAATGAACCCATCACCGTTCCGGTGGGCCGCGAGGTCCTGGGCCGGATAATCAACGTGATCGGTGATCCGGTGGACAACAAGGGGCCGTTAAACACAAAGGAACGTCTGCCCATCCATCGCCCCGCTCCCGAACTGGGGGAACAGGACACCAGCCTCGAGATGTTTGAAACCGGAATCAAGGTGATCGACCTGCTCGAACCTTACCTGAAGGGCGGAAAAATCGGCCTGTTCGGCGGAGCCGGCGTGGGCAAGACCGTGCTCATCATGGAGATGATCAACAATGTGGCCAAGAAGCACGGCGGATTGACCGTTTTCGCCGGAGTGGGCGAGCGGACCCGGGAAGGTAACGACCTCCTGCTGGAGATGACCGAATCCGGCGTCATCGACAAGACCGCACTGATTTACGGCCAGATGACCGAACCTCCGGGTGCGCGTTTGCGGGTGGCATTGACGGGTCTGACCGTGGCCGAGCATTTCCGCGACTCCGAAAGCCTGGATACTCTGCTTTTCATCGACAATATCTTTCGTTTCACCCAGGCGGGCTCTGAAGTGTCCGCCACCCTGGGACGCATGCCTTCAGCCGTGGGTTACCAGCCCAACCTGGCCACCGAGATGGGGGAGTTGCAGGAACGCATCACCTCGACCCGCAAGGGTTCGATCACATCGGTGCAGGCGATCTACGTTCCCGCCGACGACTATACCGATCCCGCTCCCGCCACCACCTTCGCCCACCTGGACGCCACCACCAACCTCAGCCGCCAATTGACCGAGATCGGAATTTATCCCGCCGTGGATCCGCTATCTTCCTACTCGCGCATCCTGGATCCCCGCGTGATCGGCGAAGACCACTACCGGGTGGCGCGCATGGTCAAAGAGATCCTGCAACGCTATGAAGAACTTCAGGACATTATCGCCATCCTGGGCATGGAGGAGTTGTCCGACGAAGACAAGATGACGGTCAACCGCGCGCGCAAGATCCAGAAATTCCTTTCCCAACCCTTTTTCGTGGCCCACGAGTTTACCGGCCGTGAAGGAAAATACGTGGAAATCAAGGATACCATCCGTTCTTTCCGCGAATTGGCGGAAGGCAAGTACGACGACCTGCCGGAACAGGCGTTCTACATGTGCGGCGGTATCGAAGATGTCATCGCCAACGCCAAGAAGATGGGGTATTAA
- the atpC gene encoding ATP synthase F1 subunit epsilon, with translation MAELVELEIITAQRMLVRTQVSEVYVPAANGQAGILHHHLPYTALLGMGEVSYVDASGKRHGLFLRQGLVETADNRVVILAERVVTADELQKDELEKEMREVKQAIRGALSGETSPEELESALARERELDVMQKIVKTSAAST, from the coding sequence ATGGCCGAACTGGTGGAGTTGGAGATCATTACCGCCCAGAGGATGCTGGTCCGCACCCAGGTAAGCGAGGTCTACGTGCCGGCCGCAAACGGCCAGGCCGGGATCCTGCACCATCACCTGCCCTACACGGCATTGCTGGGCATGGGGGAGGTCAGCTACGTGGACGCCTCCGGCAAACGCCACGGGCTTTTTCTGCGGCAGGGGCTGGTGGAAACCGCGGATAACCGCGTGGTGATCCTGGCGGAACGGGTAGTGACCGCGGATGAACTGCAAAAGGATGAACTGGAAAAAGAGATGCGGGAAGTGAAACAGGCCATTCGCGGGGCGTTATCTGGCGAGACCTCGCCGGAAGAGCTGGAGAGCGCCCTGGCACGCGAACGCGAACTCGACGTGATGCAAAAAATCGTCAAAACCTCTGCCGCTTCAACTTGA
- a CDS encoding F0F1 ATP synthase subunit alpha gives MQINVEEISELIRQKIEGFKLDFDKEETGIVISVGDGIAQLYGLDNVMANELLDFPGDIKGIAMNLEEDNVGAVILGEAHHIKEGDVVHRTGRIISVPVGDPLVGRVVNPLGEPLDDLGPIESKDYLPIERIAPGVVDRLPVKEPLQTGIKAVDAMIPIGRGQRELIIGDRQTGKTAIALDTIINQKGKDVISIYVAIGQKLSTVAQIIKSLKDTGAMDYSIVVVAAASDPAALQYIAPYAGCAMGEYFRDRGGHSLLIYDDLSKHAAAYREISLLLRRPPGREAFPGDVFYLHSRLLERAAKLNEEKGGGTLTALPIIETQASDVSAYIPTNVISITDGQIYLLPELFNAGLRPAIDVGISVSRVGGNAQIKAMKQVAGSLKLDLAQFRELAAFTQFGTDLDKATMSQLERGKRLSQLLKQDQYQPMPVENQILVIFAGTHGYLDEFPVDAVDRYEKQLLSHANANHPQVLREIREKREISPELESTIESLLKEFAELFRDEKSENSGE, from the coding sequence ATGCAAATCAACGTGGAAGAGATCAGCGAGCTGATCCGCCAGAAGATCGAAGGCTTCAAGCTGGATTTCGACAAAGAAGAAACCGGCATTGTCATCTCGGTGGGTGATGGTATCGCCCAGTTGTACGGCCTGGACAACGTCATGGCCAATGAATTGCTTGATTTTCCCGGGGATATCAAGGGCATTGCCATGAACCTGGAAGAAGACAACGTCGGCGCCGTGATCCTGGGCGAGGCCCACCACATCAAGGAGGGTGATGTGGTCCATCGCACCGGCCGGATTATCTCGGTTCCCGTGGGAGATCCCCTGGTGGGACGGGTGGTCAACCCGCTGGGTGAACCGCTGGACGACCTCGGACCTATTGAATCCAAAGACTACCTGCCCATTGAACGCATCGCTCCCGGAGTGGTCGACAGACTCCCCGTAAAAGAACCGTTGCAGACCGGCATCAAGGCCGTGGACGCCATGATCCCCATCGGCCGCGGCCAGCGCGAATTGATTATCGGTGACCGCCAGACCGGAAAAACCGCCATCGCCCTCGACACCATCATTAACCAGAAAGGCAAGGATGTCATCAGCATTTACGTGGCCATCGGCCAAAAGCTGTCCACCGTGGCCCAGATCATCAAGAGCCTCAAGGATACCGGCGCCATGGACTACTCCATCGTGGTGGTGGCCGCGGCGTCCGATCCCGCGGCGCTGCAGTACATTGCGCCCTATGCCGGTTGTGCCATGGGGGAATATTTTCGGGACCGCGGCGGCCACTCCCTGTTGATCTACGATGACTTGTCCAAGCATGCCGCCGCCTATCGCGAAATATCACTGCTGCTGCGCCGCCCGCCCGGCCGCGAAGCCTTTCCCGGAGACGTATTCTACCTTCACTCCCGGCTGCTGGAGCGTGCCGCCAAGCTGAACGAGGAGAAAGGCGGCGGTACGTTGACCGCGCTGCCCATTATTGAAACCCAGGCTTCCGATGTTTCGGCCTACATTCCCACCAACGTCATTTCCATTACCGACGGTCAGATCTATTTGTTGCCCGAGTTGTTCAACGCCGGCCTGCGTCCGGCCATCGATGTGGGCATTTCCGTGTCCCGTGTCGGCGGAAACGCCCAGATCAAGGCCATGAAACAGGTGGCGGGATCCTTGAAGCTGGACCTGGCCCAGTTCCGCGAACTGGCCGCCTTCACCCAGTTCGGCACCGATCTGGACAAGGCCACGATGTCGCAACTGGAGCGGGGCAAACGCCTCTCACAACTTCTCAAGCAGGACCAGTATCAGCCCATGCCCGTGGAAAACCAGATCCTGGTGATTTTTGCCGGCACCCACGGCTACCTGGATGAGTTTCCCGTAGACGCGGTGGATCGTTACGAAAAACAGTTGCTCTCGCATGCGAACGCCAACCATCCGCAGGTATTGAGAGAGATCCGGGAGAAGCGCGAAATCAGTCCGGAATTGGAGTCCACTATCGAAAGCCTGCTCAAGGAGTTCGCTGAGTTGTTCCGCGATGAAAAAAGCGAAAATTCCGGAGAATAA
- the surE gene encoding 5'/3'-nucleotidase SurE, which translates to MKPEKTILLTNDDGIHAPGLQIIRNRLAGAYEVITVAPDRERSAVSMGITLTRPLRIRRESPDQVAVDGTPSDCINLGLQAVMSNLPDLVVSGMNQGENLSYDVFYSGTVGAAFTAHLYGLPALAVSMIPTLNDAGDLVFDFVSAADLTADVIRRLLPVARKSVVYNLNIPNGAKKVRVTSLGDKRYHPEVVETRDPRGHRAYWLGTGRPEYHGDGDSDVITVQEGDASLSILLYDLNAADECNHLKAVFS; encoded by the coding sequence ATGAAACCGGAAAAGACCATACTTTTAACCAATGACGACGGCATCCACGCGCCGGGACTACAGATCATAAGAAATCGACTCGCCGGCGCATACGAAGTCATAACCGTTGCCCCGGACCGCGAGCGCAGCGCCGTCAGCATGGGCATCACCCTGACGCGCCCCCTGCGCATACGGCGGGAATCTCCTGACCAGGTGGCGGTCGATGGAACCCCGTCCGACTGCATCAACCTGGGGTTGCAGGCCGTGATGTCCAATCTTCCCGACCTGGTGGTTTCCGGCATGAACCAGGGCGAGAACCTCAGCTACGACGTGTTCTATTCCGGGACCGTGGGAGCCGCTTTCACCGCCCACCTTTACGGCTTGCCCGCCCTGGCGGTGTCGATGATTCCCACGCTGAATGACGCCGGCGACCTGGTGTTTGATTTCGTCTCCGCGGCGGACCTGACAGCCGATGTCATTCGCCGCCTCTTGCCGGTGGCGCGCAAATCAGTGGTGTACAATCTCAACATTCCAAACGGGGCAAAAAAGGTGCGCGTCACCTCCCTGGGTGACAAGCGCTATCACCCGGAAGTGGTTGAAACCCGTGATCCCCGTGGACACCGCGCCTACTGGCTGGGAACGGGGCGGCCGGAATACCATGGTGACGGCGATTCCGACGTAATCACCGTGCAGGAAGGCGACGCGTCTTTAAGCATTCTGCTTTACGATCTGAACGCCGCGGATGAATGCAACCATTTAAAGGCGGTGTTTTCGTGA
- the atpH gene encoding ATP synthase F1 subunit delta: MKWPSSVSGRISRTNWTVTGIDASWKKTSKSVEKSLAASSLSKRYALGLIKAVKSEKEYNSVKSQLQEFQRLLAGSEEFLAGLVTPKLSRDQKMELIDVVKHGAAFDQKTVNFISTLVEENRVERLSEILEVMDDLWLESRGIEKMQVSSAVAMDDALKSRLQSKLENVLSKPVHLVYSIDPELIAGIRIQRGSVAYDLSVAGNLRKLQRRIVGAGNGDGESAPVPSQQEL; the protein is encoded by the coding sequence CTGAAATGGCCATCCAGCGTTTCCGGGAGGATATCCAGGACCAACTGGACAGTGACCGGCATCGACGCATCATGGAAAAAAACATCGAAATCAGTGGAGAAGTCATTGGCCGCAAGTAGCCTGTCCAAGCGCTATGCTTTGGGCCTGATCAAGGCTGTCAAGTCAGAGAAAGAATACAACTCCGTAAAATCGCAGTTGCAGGAATTTCAACGCCTGCTTGCCGGCAGCGAAGAGTTTCTGGCCGGACTGGTCACGCCCAAGCTCTCGCGTGACCAGAAAATGGAATTAATCGACGTGGTGAAACATGGCGCCGCGTTTGATCAGAAGACGGTGAATTTTATTTCCACCCTGGTAGAGGAAAACCGGGTGGAGCGATTGAGTGAAATTCTTGAGGTGATGGATGATTTGTGGCTGGAGAGCCGGGGAATTGAGAAAATGCAGGTCTCTTCCGCGGTGGCCATGGATGACGCCCTGAAATCCAGGTTGCAGTCAAAACTGGAAAACGTTTTAAGCAAACCGGTGCATCTTGTGTATTCCATTGATCCCGAACTGATTGCCGGGATCCGTATCCAGCGGGGATCCGTGGCCTACGACCTGTCCGTGGCCGGGAACCTGCGCAAACTCCAACGGCGTATCGTGGGCGCCGGAAACGGGGATGGTGAATCCGCCCCGGTTCCTTCCCAACAGGAGCTCTGA
- a CDS encoding cupin domain-containing protein, protein MISKSYTEVPARKVEHAEAKGVTIRWLIGEDSPAPGFWMRLFEVQPGGYSPRHQHDWEHEVYVLEGEGEAVSETGPRPIRSGSFVLVMPGEVHQFRNTGKTPLKFLCMIPKSGK, encoded by the coding sequence ATGATTTCGAAATCGTATACGGAAGTACCCGCCCGGAAAGTGGAGCATGCGGAAGCCAAGGGGGTCACTATCCGCTGGCTGATCGGCGAAGATTCCCCGGCACCGGGATTCTGGATGCGGCTGTTCGAAGTGCAGCCCGGAGGCTATTCTCCACGCCATCAACATGACTGGGAGCACGAAGTGTACGTGCTCGAGGGCGAGGGCGAGGCCGTGAGTGAGACCGGGCCGAGGCCGATACGTTCAGGCAGTTTCGTGCTGGTCATGCCCGGCGAAGTTCACCAATTCCGCAATACCGGCAAAACCCCCCTGAAGTTTTTGTGCATGATTCCGAAAAGCGGGAAATAG
- the atpG gene encoding ATP synthase F1 subunit gamma, which translates to MSANLIELRRRIRSIRNTRKITRAMKTISAAKLRKSVVEINKARPYLKRVEELLRRLHREVDPQRFPLLQVREEGDRVLVVLTGDKGLCGAFNSHIMRRMSEFLEESRREDQAVRLVTLGNRGHAHCIRRDIAVERNFPGIMAHTSHDDAGQVTEFLSELFLEHQVRDISFLYTEFASASRQEVTLKTVFPILYRADENEDAEEKEKERETIYEPSAEAVFAAILPRFLRSRIFQLLMESQASEHAARMMAMDLASRNAGDMIQSLTLILNKARQASITNELLEIITATEALKNQ; encoded by the coding sequence ATGTCTGCAAACCTGATCGAACTGCGTCGCCGCATCCGCTCCATCCGCAACACCCGCAAAATCACCCGCGCCATGAAAACCATATCCGCCGCCAAGTTGCGCAAAAGCGTGGTGGAAATAAACAAGGCCCGGCCATATCTGAAGCGGGTGGAAGAATTGCTGCGGCGTTTGCATCGTGAAGTGGATCCCCAACGCTTTCCCCTGCTGCAGGTCCGCGAAGAGGGCGACCGCGTGTTGGTCGTGCTTACCGGCGACAAAGGCTTGTGCGGGGCTTTCAACTCACACATCATGCGCCGTATGAGCGAATTCCTGGAGGAGTCCCGTCGTGAGGACCAGGCGGTGCGGCTGGTCACCCTGGGCAACCGCGGCCATGCCCATTGCATCCGCCGCGACATCGCGGTTGAACGCAATTTTCCCGGCATCATGGCGCACACTTCTCACGATGACGCCGGCCAGGTGACGGAATTCCTTTCAGAGTTGTTTCTTGAGCATCAAGTCCGGGACATCTCGTTTCTGTACACGGAGTTTGCCAGCGCTTCCCGCCAGGAAGTGACGCTGAAAACCGTTTTCCCCATCCTTTATCGAGCGGATGAAAATGAGGATGCCGAAGAAAAGGAAAAAGAGCGCGAAACCATCTATGAACCATCCGCGGAAGCGGTTTTCGCCGCCATTCTGCCGCGCTTCCTCAGGTCCCGCATTTTTCAATTGTTGATGGAATCACAGGCTTCGGAACACGCCGCACGCATGATGGCCATGGATCTGGCCAGCCGCAATGCCGGCGATATGATTCAATCGCTGACGTTGATACTCAACAAGGCGCGCCAGGCTTCAATCACGAATGAACTGCTGGAAATCATCACCGCCACGGAAGCGTTGAAGAATCAATAG
- a CDS encoding MerR family transcriptional regulator, protein MTARMPQREKFSRRDVERLTRLGGRVLDYWEKEFGNLAPITGISGEKIYSRRDVETLIQIKHWLIEERLGKDEVRRRLEHPVAVDSGEAPPQKPRPQPLNEVRTRLREILTILDKSDTN, encoded by the coding sequence ATGACGGCGCGGATGCCACAACGGGAAAAGTTTTCACGAAGGGACGTGGAGCGCTTGACTCGTCTCGGCGGCCGGGTTCTGGACTATTGGGAAAAAGAGTTCGGCAACCTGGCGCCCATCACGGGAATAAGCGGTGAAAAAATATACTCGCGCCGCGACGTGGAAACCCTGATTCAAATCAAGCATTGGCTGATTGAAGAGCGCCTGGGGAAAGACGAAGTGCGCCGCCGCCTGGAGCATCCCGTAGCGGTCGATTCCGGAGAGGCGCCGCCACAAAAACCCCGCCCCCAACCATTGAACGAAGTCCGCACCCGATTACGGGAGATATTGACAATCCTGGACAAAAGTGATACAAACTGA